The following are from one region of the Sandaracinus amylolyticus genome:
- a CDS encoding CBS domain-containing protein, with the protein MTTMGELCNRTVSIAEPRERVIDAARRMRDHHVGCLVVVEDRDGGRVPVGLVTDRDLVVGALATRPGSIEQLEVRDVMSAHPVMAREEEPLLDVLSRMRAHGVRRVPVVDRAGVLQGIFAVDDILEHVTEHLDQVVRLLGRERDHERDETSPRAS; encoded by the coding sequence ATGACGACGATGGGTGAGCTCTGCAATCGCACGGTGTCGATCGCCGAGCCGCGCGAGCGCGTGATCGATGCGGCGCGGCGGATGCGCGATCACCACGTCGGTTGTCTCGTGGTGGTCGAGGATCGCGACGGAGGGCGCGTGCCGGTGGGGCTGGTGACCGATCGTGATCTCGTCGTGGGCGCGCTCGCGACGCGGCCGGGATCGATCGAGCAGCTCGAGGTGCGCGACGTGATGAGCGCGCATCCGGTGATGGCGCGGGAGGAAGAGCCGCTGCTCGACGTGCTCTCGCGCATGCGCGCCCACGGCGTGCGTCGCGTTCCGGTGGTCGATCGCGCGGGTGTGCTCCAGGGGATCTTCGCGGTCGACGACATCCTCGAGCACGTGACCGAGCACCTCGATCAGGTCGTGCGACTGCTCGGACGAGAGCGCGACCACGAGCGCGACGAGACCTCTCCGCGCGCGAGCTGA
- a CDS encoding L-2-amino-thiazoline-4-carboxylic acid hydrolase, which yields MAANGLFIWPMKALSRWIAKRSHEAPVGGWVFDFVEGEPGTFEYGVDYKRCAIRELAIANGAAEFAPYICLADVPGSEVFGWGLTRTETIAQGGSRCDFRFQRGAETRVRVKLPIAR from the coding sequence ATGGCGGCGAACGGTCTCTTCATCTGGCCGATGAAGGCCCTCTCGCGCTGGATCGCGAAGCGCTCGCACGAAGCGCCGGTCGGAGGCTGGGTCTTCGACTTCGTCGAGGGCGAGCCCGGCACCTTCGAGTACGGCGTCGACTACAAGCGCTGTGCGATCCGCGAGCTCGCGATCGCGAACGGCGCCGCCGAATTCGCGCCGTACATCTGCCTCGCCGACGTGCCGGGGAGCGAGGTGTTCGGCTGGGGGCTGACCCGCACCGAGACGATCGCGCAGGGCGGCTCGCGCTGCGACTTCCGCTTCCAGCGCGGCGCCGAGACGCGGGTGCGCGTGAAGCTCCCGATCGCGCGCTGA
- a CDS encoding 2,4-dienoyl-CoA reductase — protein sequence MIDPITLRSGLVLAHRLAKAATSEGLARRGDPTPELEHLYETWSRGGASLIITGNTTISRRHRERMGNVVLDERTDREALARLASAAKRAGNAALVQLCHPGRQTSRFIANDPVAPSDGPAVAMLGAFARPRALRDDEIEAILDAFVAGAVMARDAGFDGAQLHAAHGFLLSQFLSPRINRRDDAWGGSLENRARMLLELVARTRAACGARFTIAVKLNAPDADRGHFSPDDALAVIAMLDRAGIDLLEISGGDIERAAMLGLDRDAPREGYFAELALSAKRITGAAVMATGGWRSRAAIDAAIARGAIDLAGMARPICVEPDLPRRMLRGEAERAALHERPKAPGDLAAAGETGYFAWRIGALARGEQPRRDISPIHAALDYVATDAVLGARRALFGE from the coding sequence ATGATCGATCCGATCACGCTGCGCTCCGGGCTCGTGCTCGCGCACCGGCTGGCGAAGGCCGCGACCAGCGAGGGGCTCGCGCGGCGGGGCGACCCCACGCCCGAGCTCGAGCATCTCTACGAGACCTGGTCGCGCGGTGGCGCGTCGCTGATCATCACCGGCAACACGACGATCAGCCGCCGGCATCGCGAGCGCATGGGCAACGTGGTGCTCGACGAGCGCACCGATCGCGAGGCCCTCGCCCGGCTCGCGTCGGCAGCGAAGCGCGCGGGCAACGCGGCGCTGGTGCAGCTCTGTCATCCCGGCCGCCAGACGAGCCGCTTCATCGCGAACGATCCCGTCGCGCCGAGCGACGGACCGGCGGTCGCGATGCTCGGCGCGTTCGCGCGTCCTCGCGCGCTGCGTGACGACGAGATCGAGGCGATCCTCGATGCGTTCGTCGCGGGCGCGGTGATGGCGCGCGATGCGGGCTTCGACGGAGCGCAGCTCCACGCGGCCCACGGGTTCCTGCTGAGCCAGTTCCTCTCGCCGCGCATCAACCGCCGCGACGACGCGTGGGGCGGCTCGCTCGAGAACCGCGCGCGGATGCTGCTCGAGCTCGTCGCGCGCACCCGCGCCGCGTGCGGCGCGAGGTTCACGATCGCCGTGAAGCTCAACGCGCCCGATGCCGATCGCGGCCACTTCTCGCCCGACGACGCGCTCGCCGTGATCGCGATGCTCGATCGCGCGGGCATCGATCTCCTCGAGATCTCCGGAGGCGACATCGAGCGCGCCGCGATGCTCGGCCTCGATCGCGACGCGCCGCGCGAGGGGTACTTCGCCGAGCTCGCGCTCTCCGCGAAGCGCATCACCGGCGCCGCGGTGATGGCGACCGGTGGGTGGCGATCACGCGCCGCGATCGACGCGGCGATCGCGCGCGGTGCGATCGACCTCGCGGGCATGGCGCGCCCGATCTGCGTCGAGCCCGATCTGCCGCGGCGGATGTTGCGCGGCGAGGCCGAGCGCGCCGCGCTCCACGAGCGTCCCAAGGCCCCGGGCGATCTCGCGGCCGCCGGCGAGACCGGCTACTTCGCATGGCGCATCGGCGCGCTCGCGCGCGGTGAGCAGCCTCGGCGCGACATCTCGCCGATCCACGCCGCGCTCGACTACGTCGCGACCGATGCGGTGCTCGGCGCGCGCCGCGCGCTCTTCGGCGAGTGA
- a CDS encoding trypsin-like peptidase domain-containing protein translates to MNVDRERAPRRVITAVCGVALGLTASAFAPPSSSHTEAQPSERSATIADAQRVGSAFAQVAARVAPSVVSIRVDAVLSEEDISPLLRWMLPDLPPETVIAAGASGFVISEDGAILTNRHVVSRAARIRVRLADGRVLPASVVGTDRATDLAVIRVPARGLEPLRFADMREHHVGDWVVAVGSPYGFDATVTTGVVSALGRSGLGMSELEDYVQTDAVIHPGSSGGPLVDLDGAVVGVTTIVLRPAPGVSFAVSAELARDVAQQLLRHGRVRRPWIGVEHQDLTPELATALGAPADRGGAIVNALDAESPAARAGVQLGDVIIAMDDAPIARSVDLTRNLLRHPVDHDLTLEVLRRGHERRIELRPIARAEEDEERPPVSRARARPQSRDLGIELLALTPELAEQVGYDGSDGAIVGGVREAGPAYHAGLRPGDVIVDADRETVRTLEDLSRALSDGTALLRVVRGEHAFYTVLGERS, encoded by the coding sequence ATGAACGTCGATCGGGAGCGCGCACCGCGGCGCGTCATCACCGCGGTGTGCGGCGTGGCGCTCGGCCTCACTGCGTCGGCGTTCGCGCCGCCGAGCTCCTCGCACACCGAGGCGCAGCCCTCCGAGCGCAGCGCGACGATCGCCGATGCGCAGCGGGTCGGCAGCGCGTTCGCGCAGGTCGCGGCGCGCGTCGCGCCCTCGGTCGTGTCGATCCGCGTCGACGCGGTGCTGAGCGAAGAGGACATCTCGCCGCTGCTGCGCTGGATGCTCCCGGATCTCCCGCCCGAGACCGTGATCGCCGCGGGCGCGTCGGGGTTCGTGATCTCCGAGGACGGCGCGATCCTGACCAACCGTCACGTCGTGTCGCGCGCCGCGCGCATCCGGGTGCGGCTCGCCGATGGACGCGTGCTGCCCGCGAGCGTCGTCGGCACCGATCGCGCCACCGACCTCGCGGTGATCCGCGTGCCGGCGCGCGGCCTCGAGCCGCTGCGCTTCGCCGACATGCGCGAGCACCACGTCGGCGACTGGGTCGTCGCGGTGGGCTCACCCTATGGCTTCGATGCGACGGTGACGACCGGTGTCGTGAGCGCGCTCGGTCGCAGCGGGCTCGGGATGAGCGAGCTCGAGGACTACGTGCAGACCGACGCCGTGATCCATCCCGGCAGCTCGGGCGGGCCGCTGGTCGATCTCGACGGAGCGGTCGTCGGCGTCACCACGATCGTGCTGCGGCCGGCGCCCGGCGTGAGCTTCGCGGTGTCCGCCGAGCTCGCGCGCGACGTCGCGCAGCAGCTCCTCCGACACGGCCGCGTGCGCCGGCCGTGGATCGGCGTCGAGCACCAGGACCTCACGCCCGAGCTCGCGACCGCGCTCGGCGCGCCCGCCGATCGCGGCGGCGCGATCGTCAACGCGCTCGACGCGGAGAGCCCCGCGGCGCGCGCCGGTGTGCAGCTCGGCGACGTGATCATCGCGATGGACGACGCTCCGATCGCGCGCAGCGTGGATCTCACCCGCAACCTCCTGCGCCATCCGGTGGATCACGATCTCACGCTCGAGGTGCTGCGACGCGGTCACGAGCGACGTATCGAGCTCCGTCCGATCGCGCGCGCCGAGGAGGACGAAGAGCGTCCTCCGGTGTCGCGCGCGAGAGCGCGTCCCCAGAGCCGCGATCTCGGGATCGAGCTCCTCGCGCTGACGCCCGAGCTCGCGGAGCAGGTGGGCTACGACGGCAGCGACGGCGCGATCGTCGGCGGTGTGCGCGAGGCAGGCCCCGCGTACCACGCGGGGCTGCGCCCCGGCGACGTCATCGTCGACGCGGATCGCGAGACGGTCCGCACGCTCGAGGATCTCTCTCGCGCGCTCTCCGACGGCACCGCGCTGCTGCGCGTCGTGCGCGGCGAGCACGCGTTCTACACGGTCCTCGGCGAGCGCAGCTGA
- a CDS encoding sigma-54-dependent transcriptional regulator — MGRVLVVDDEAAMRFALAELLREHGHEAVLAPGGHDALAALDRVDTVIVDYAMPEMDGLELLDRIRQRDASIPVVMVTAHGSERLAVHAIQRGAYDYLHKPFEPDELARVIDRAVEASLLRREERRGRIERSVGKRVIAESASMRRLLADVERIARRDITVLVTGESGTGKEVIASLLHAQSPRVNGGSLVRFNCAALPGELAEAELFGHAKGAFTGAHAQRSGFFARADGGTLVLDEVGELPLAIQAKLLRALQNGEIQPVGAGRTDRVDARVVACTNRDLEADANSGRFRSDLYFRLAVVVLRVPPLRERREDIPALANELCARYGERFGIGDVRLSDRLVAELARRDWPGNVRELENAIARLVGLSDGGEIDLDRLDDARPAPEPRESETEGAGLSLREQVQAFERGLIVRALEEAHGNQVRAAQALRTSRATLIDKMRKYGLRRPSDRDDEDDDDDA; from the coding sequence ATGGGTCGAGTCCTCGTCGTCGACGACGAAGCCGCGATGCGCTTCGCGCTCGCCGAGCTCCTTCGCGAGCACGGCCACGAAGCAGTGCTCGCGCCGGGCGGCCACGACGCGCTCGCCGCGCTCGATCGTGTCGATACCGTGATCGTCGACTACGCGATGCCCGAGATGGACGGGCTCGAGCTGCTCGATCGCATCCGCCAGCGCGACGCGTCGATCCCGGTGGTGATGGTCACAGCGCACGGCTCGGAGCGCCTCGCGGTGCACGCGATCCAGCGCGGCGCGTACGACTATCTGCACAAGCCCTTCGAGCCGGACGAGCTCGCGCGGGTGATCGATCGTGCGGTCGAGGCGTCGCTGCTGCGGCGCGAGGAGCGGCGCGGGCGCATCGAGCGCAGCGTCGGCAAGCGCGTGATCGCGGAGAGCGCGTCGATGCGGCGTCTCCTCGCCGACGTGGAGCGGATCGCGCGCCGCGACATCACGGTGCTGGTCACCGGCGAGAGCGGCACCGGCAAGGAAGTGATCGCATCGCTGCTCCACGCGCAGAGCCCGCGCGTCAACGGAGGATCGCTGGTGCGCTTCAACTGCGCGGCGCTGCCGGGCGAGCTCGCGGAGGCGGAGCTCTTCGGCCACGCGAAGGGCGCGTTCACCGGCGCGCACGCCCAGCGCTCGGGGTTCTTCGCGCGCGCCGACGGCGGCACGCTGGTCCTCGACGAGGTCGGCGAGCTGCCCCTCGCGATCCAGGCGAAGCTGCTGCGCGCGCTGCAGAACGGCGAGATCCAGCCGGTGGGCGCGGGGCGCACCGATCGTGTCGACGCGCGCGTGGTCGCGTGCACGAACCGCGATCTCGAGGCCGACGCGAACAGTGGGCGCTTCCGCTCCGATCTCTACTTCCGGCTCGCGGTCGTGGTGCTGCGGGTGCCTCCGCTGCGCGAGCGTCGCGAGGACATCCCCGCGCTCGCGAACGAGCTCTGCGCGCGCTACGGCGAGCGCTTCGGGATCGGCGACGTGCGCCTCTCGGATCGGCTGGTCGCCGAGCTCGCGCGTCGTGACTGGCCGGGCAACGTGCGCGAGCTCGAGAACGCGATCGCGCGCCTCGTGGGCCTCAGCGACGGCGGCGAGATCGACCTCGATCGGCTCGACGACGCGCGCCCCGCGCCCGAGCCCCGCGAGAGCGAGACCGAGGGCGCAGGGCTCTCGCTGCGCGAGCAGGTGCAAGCGTTCGAGCGCGGGCTCATCGTGCGCGCGCTCGAAGAAGCGCACGGCAACCAGGTGCGCGCCGCGCAGGCGCTGCGCACGAGCCGCGCGACGTTGATCGACAAGATGCGCAAGTACGGCCTGCGTCGTCCCAGCGATCGCGACGACGAGGACGACGACGACGACGCGTGA
- a CDS encoding alpha/beta fold hydrolase, which produces MESVVAEDGTRVSYERAGTGPPLVLVHGGFSDHETNWMYVAPRLRERFTVIAIARRGRGETPSDGGHRVEDEAADVVAVVRAVGTPVFLLGHSFGALCALEASIRVPELVAKLVLYEPPWPNAVDDVLLARLESFAASKAWDEVAATFLRDAIGMKEDELLALRASPDWTTWTSDAEASLSDLRAIHRYTFVPERARVLAMPALLLFGTESVRARYLTDALARTMRDARVVALGGQAHEAMTTAPHLFAEVVERFLLEDRPRRAPHVAREAGTSP; this is translated from the coding sequence ATGGAGAGCGTCGTGGCGGAGGACGGGACGCGGGTGTCCTACGAGCGCGCGGGCACCGGGCCGCCGCTCGTGCTGGTGCACGGGGGTTTCAGCGATCACGAGACGAACTGGATGTACGTGGCGCCGCGGCTGCGCGAGCGCTTCACGGTGATCGCGATCGCGCGGCGCGGTCGCGGCGAGACCCCGAGCGACGGCGGGCATCGCGTCGAGGACGAAGCGGCGGACGTCGTCGCGGTGGTGCGCGCGGTGGGCACGCCGGTGTTCCTGCTCGGCCACTCGTTCGGCGCGCTCTGCGCGCTCGAGGCGAGCATCCGCGTGCCGGAGCTCGTCGCGAAGCTGGTGCTCTACGAGCCTCCGTGGCCGAACGCGGTCGACGACGTGCTGCTCGCGCGGCTCGAGTCGTTCGCTGCCAGCAAGGCGTGGGACGAGGTCGCGGCGACGTTCTTGCGCGATGCGATCGGCATGAAGGAGGACGAGCTGCTCGCGCTGCGGGCCTCGCCCGACTGGACGACGTGGACGAGCGACGCGGAGGCGAGCTTGAGCGACCTGCGCGCGATCCATCGCTACACGTTCGTGCCGGAGCGAGCTCGCGTGCTCGCCATGCCGGCGCTGCTGCTCTTCGGGACCGAGAGTGTGCGCGCGCGCTACCTCACCGATGCGCTCGCGAGGACGATGCGCGATGCGCGCGTGGTCGCGCTCGGCGGGCAAGCGCACGAGGCGATGACGACCGCGCCTCATCTGTTCGCCGAGGTCGTCGAGCGCTTCTTGCTGGAGGATCGGCCGCGGCGCGCGCCGCACGTGGCGCGAGAGGCGGGCACGAGCCCGTGA
- a CDS encoding sensor histidine kinase: MRFLLPRRRSFPGWGIDDPEHRLVRAKMRAVRKHQGVSKVAALFAFHVLLAGLLCAAGYPWPRIAAIAGVGLFAWVLERRLEDCLSPGFHSLKILPPVVVVAITGGVRSPIFPAFVFGCAPFLMLVAYGERRGRWMWAGAAVIAVMTFLPEEVRGPALPAPYDLLLTGGTMVVALSVVGTLVERLEIADRFVDSEMQKLRGDLLHEALERSRTFEAVAAKVGHELKTPIAAIRVLADIEHRHAKDEASRERLATVIGEARRMQEIVNDYLVLAKPVEALEIAPYDLSTVIGEVASSFRETAERAGVELRANTDAGTTMRGDRRRIREALTNLVSNAVQASERGGTVSIDLGCDDDHASVEVRDEGRGIPAHLLPRVGTAFFTTREGGTGLGVVLARTVVMQHGGRLSIDSQEGLGTTVHVVLPRHAVSSSASTIEGNVD; encoded by the coding sequence ATGCGATTCCTTCTTCCGCGACGCCGTTCGTTCCCGGGCTGGGGGATCGACGATCCCGAGCACCGGCTCGTCCGCGCGAAGATGCGCGCGGTGCGCAAGCACCAGGGCGTCTCGAAGGTCGCCGCGCTCTTCGCGTTCCACGTGCTGCTCGCCGGGCTGCTCTGCGCCGCGGGGTACCCGTGGCCGCGCATCGCGGCGATCGCGGGCGTCGGGCTCTTCGCGTGGGTGCTCGAGCGCAGGCTCGAGGACTGCCTGAGCCCCGGGTTCCACAGCCTCAAGATCCTGCCGCCCGTGGTGGTCGTCGCGATCACCGGCGGCGTGCGAAGCCCGATCTTCCCGGCGTTCGTGTTCGGGTGCGCGCCCTTCCTGATGCTCGTCGCGTACGGCGAGCGGCGTGGGCGATGGATGTGGGCCGGCGCCGCGGTGATCGCGGTGATGACGTTCCTTCCCGAGGAAGTGCGCGGCCCCGCGCTCCCCGCGCCCTACGATCTCCTGCTCACGGGCGGCACGATGGTCGTCGCGCTCTCGGTCGTCGGCACGCTCGTCGAGCGGCTCGAGATCGCCGATCGCTTCGTCGACTCCGAGATGCAGAAGCTGCGTGGCGATCTGCTGCACGAAGCGCTCGAGCGATCGCGCACCTTCGAGGCCGTCGCCGCGAAGGTGGGCCACGAGCTGAAGACGCCGATCGCCGCGATCCGCGTGCTCGCCGACATCGAGCATCGCCACGCGAAGGACGAGGCGTCGCGCGAGCGGCTCGCGACCGTGATCGGCGAAGCGCGCCGGATGCAGGAGATCGTCAACGACTACCTGGTGCTCGCGAAGCCCGTCGAGGCGCTCGAGATCGCGCCCTACGATCTCTCGACGGTGATCGGCGAGGTCGCGAGCTCCTTCCGCGAGACCGCGGAGCGCGCGGGGGTCGAGCTGCGCGCCAACACGGACGCCGGGACCACGATGCGCGGCGATCGCCGTCGCATCCGCGAGGCGCTGACGAACCTCGTGTCGAACGCGGTGCAGGCGAGCGAGCGCGGAGGCACCGTCTCGATCGATCTCGGGTGCGACGACGATCACGCGAGCGTCGAGGTGCGCGACGAAGGGCGCGGCATCCCCGCGCATCTCCTGCCGCGCGTGGGCACCGCGTTCTTCACCACGCGCGAGGGCGGCACCGGGCTCGGCGTGGTGCTCGCGCGCACGGTCGTGATGCAGCACGGCGGTCGGCTCTCGATCGACAGCCAGGAGGGGCTCGGCACCACGGTGCACGTCGTGCTTCCGCGCCACGCGGTGAGCAGCAGCGCGAGCACGATCGAGGGGAACGTTGACTGA
- a CDS encoding IS110 family transposase has protein sequence MTEIGALDRVSLLERYPEAWLVHRPRMDKQGHEARLRGSRGREHELERHMRFVGIDIGSEKHVVAIVDEAGKALRKPTPFSEDASGYERLRSMLGEPADAFIAMEATGHYWQNLFAFLHAAGFQVALLNPTRTSRFAAEDLRRAKTDALDALGIARFAQQKRPAATPMPDEATLELRELIRLRDRLVQDLGDRTRQLHRALDLCFPEFTEHVRDVASAKATTLLIASPTAEAFRAADPNALAELKYDGRHVIGVELAQALCAAAKTSVGRHQGTAYELQIRYACEDIATLRARIKKLDDDIGQSLERHEVGKLLTTIDGVGDNTAARMIASIDFDAFKSAAALAAYVGVAPIVSHSGKRQPLRGPACTMGDADLRAKLWMPTLRAVTHNPWLKAFYGRLVAAGKPKKLAIIAAMRKLLGAMISVARTRTPFVPRLAAA, from the coding sequence GTGACTGAGATTGGCGCCCTCGACCGAGTTTCTTTGCTCGAACGGTATCCAGAGGCGTGGCTCGTCCACCGTCCTCGCATGGACAAGCAAGGGCACGAAGCTCGGCTCCGAGGCTCCCGGGGACGCGAACACGAGCTCGAGAGGCACATGAGATTCGTCGGGATCGACATCGGTTCGGAGAAGCACGTCGTCGCGATCGTGGACGAGGCGGGCAAGGCACTGCGGAAGCCGACGCCGTTCTCCGAAGACGCGTCGGGCTACGAGCGACTGCGCTCGATGCTCGGTGAGCCCGCCGACGCGTTCATCGCGATGGAGGCGACGGGGCACTATTGGCAGAACCTCTTCGCGTTCCTGCATGCAGCAGGGTTTCAGGTCGCGCTGTTGAACCCGACGCGCACGTCGCGGTTTGCAGCCGAGGATCTGCGGCGCGCGAAGACCGACGCGCTCGACGCTCTGGGCATCGCACGCTTCGCGCAGCAGAAGAGACCTGCGGCGACCCCGATGCCCGATGAGGCCACGCTCGAGCTGCGTGAGCTGATCCGGCTTCGCGACCGCCTCGTGCAGGACCTCGGCGACCGCACGCGGCAACTGCACCGCGCGCTCGACCTCTGTTTTCCGGAGTTCACCGAGCACGTGCGCGACGTGGCTTCGGCCAAAGCGACCACGCTGCTCATCGCGAGTCCGACCGCCGAGGCCTTCCGTGCTGCCGACCCGAACGCGCTGGCGGAGCTGAAGTACGACGGCCGCCACGTCATCGGTGTCGAGCTCGCGCAAGCGCTCTGCGCGGCTGCGAAGACCTCCGTGGGCCGCCACCAGGGCACGGCGTACGAGCTTCAGATCCGCTACGCGTGCGAGGACATCGCGACGCTCCGAGCGCGGATCAAGAAGCTCGACGACGACATCGGCCAGAGCCTCGAGCGCCACGAGGTCGGCAAGCTGCTGACCACCATCGACGGCGTCGGCGACAACACCGCGGCGCGGATGATCGCCTCGATCGACTTCGACGCGTTCAAGAGCGCGGCCGCGCTCGCGGCGTACGTCGGCGTCGCCCCGATCGTGAGCCACTCAGGCAAGCGCCAGCCACTGCGAGGCCCCGCCTGCACGATGGGCGACGCCGACCTGCGCGCGAAGCTCTGGATGCCGACGCTGCGAGCGGTGACCCACAACCCGTGGCTCAAGGCGTTCTACGGGCGCCTGGTCGCGGCCGGAAAGCCGAAGAAGCTCGCGATCATCGCTGCGATGCGCAAGCTCCTCGGCGCGATGATCAGCGTCGCGCGCACCCGCACGCCCTTCGTGCCGAGGCTCGCGGCGGCCTGA
- a CDS encoding carboxypeptidase-like regulatory domain-containing protein: MRWTAWAILSAWLVVIGCDDASPRGGDAGRYDAAQPSVDAAQPRDDAQPAIDAAPSGVSGRVTYDRRPFARGGLGAAIASPAPGVEVVLLDGESEIARATTDEDGRFAFDAVGDAVRVLASSSDPASDVTDFDGATYAFRGSVSAGVGDVHVAEVDFGGALAIAHTMREGLQYARVAFERDAPFPPLETHWERGRVTPGGTSYASGDELWILGGPDDTDEFDVPVLLHELGHFLQHVVSFSQIVGGNPHAGADTDPRLAWNEGWPSFFASAVRGDPFYGDTVSGEISLALDLGALSRSGEYVANPGGPMSQPLSEWIIASSLWRLYVASSDVDQQRARSFGVLTEWLVDGASDRGADGPELVDFLDGYLCTNAGADRAVIESYVVADRSFPYDLAPPCEKPGRPRAIAFRSPAPVWLPGHRIVDARGRALREIVIR, from the coding sequence ATGCGTTGGACGGCGTGGGCGATCCTCTCGGCGTGGCTCGTGGTGATCGGATGCGACGACGCGAGCCCACGAGGAGGCGACGCCGGCCGGTACGACGCGGCGCAGCCCAGCGTCGATGCGGCGCAGCCGCGTGACGACGCGCAGCCCGCGATCGACGCGGCGCCGAGCGGGGTGTCGGGGCGCGTGACGTACGATCGACGTCCGTTCGCGCGCGGCGGCCTCGGCGCCGCGATCGCATCGCCGGCGCCGGGCGTGGAGGTCGTGCTGCTCGATGGCGAGAGCGAGATCGCGCGCGCCACGACCGACGAGGACGGACGCTTCGCGTTCGACGCGGTCGGCGATGCGGTGCGCGTGCTCGCGTCCAGCTCCGATCCCGCGAGCGACGTGACCGACTTCGACGGCGCGACCTACGCGTTCCGCGGCTCGGTCTCGGCGGGGGTCGGGGACGTGCACGTCGCCGAGGTCGACTTCGGCGGTGCGCTCGCGATCGCGCACACGATGCGCGAGGGCCTCCAGTACGCGCGCGTCGCGTTCGAGCGCGATGCGCCGTTCCCGCCGCTCGAGACGCACTGGGAGCGAGGCCGCGTCACGCCGGGCGGCACGTCGTACGCGAGCGGCGACGAGCTGTGGATCCTCGGTGGCCCCGACGACACCGACGAGTTCGACGTGCCGGTGCTGCTGCACGAGCTCGGGCACTTCCTCCAGCACGTCGTGTCGTTCAGCCAGATCGTCGGCGGAAATCCGCACGCGGGCGCGGACACCGATCCTCGGCTCGCGTGGAACGAGGGCTGGCCCTCGTTCTTCGCGTCGGCGGTGCGCGGCGATCCGTTCTACGGCGACACCGTCAGCGGCGAGATCTCGCTCGCGCTCGATCTCGGCGCGCTGTCGCGAAGCGGCGAGTACGTCGCGAATCCCGGCGGTCCGATGTCGCAGCCGCTCTCGGAGTGGATCATCGCGAGCTCGCTGTGGCGGCTCTACGTCGCGTCGTCCGACGTCGATCAGCAGCGCGCGCGATCGTTCGGCGTGCTCACGGAATGGCTGGTCGACGGCGCGAGCGATCGCGGCGCGGACGGCCCCGAGCTCGTCGACTTCCTCGACGGATATCTGTGCACGAACGCGGGCGCGGATCGCGCGGTGATCGAGAGCTACGTGGTCGCCGATCGCAGCTTCCCGTACGACCTCGCGCCGCCCTGCGAGAAGCCGGGACGACCGCGCGCGATCGCGTTCCGCTCGCCTGCGCCGGTGTGGCTCCCCGGGCACCGAATCGTCGATGCGCGCGGCCGCGCGCTGCGCGAGATCGTGATCCGCTGA
- a CDS encoding Crp/Fnr family transcriptional regulator — translation MQRESLLRTLSTSRLFRSLDPELLATLVPHADVHRLHQGECLWRRGAPAEHFHVVLRGVLELQRAPTSHESTLIALFGPGESPAIPVTLERRAFIADAYAATPSLEVLRVASAPILELVQTDVRLALAINRALLEHCVLLHAKIDVLAAGTVQRRVAAFMLDLAERFGDEGIDGKTYVPLALSRAHVATYVGARVETVIRIFSQWHKEGLVATSKEGFAIRSIDELRATLGGASLDDED, via the coding sequence GTGCAGCGTGAATCGCTCCTCCGCACGCTCTCCACGTCGCGTCTGTTCCGCTCGCTCGACCCCGAGCTGCTCGCGACGCTGGTCCCTCACGCCGACGTGCATCGCCTGCATCAGGGTGAGTGCTTGTGGCGGCGCGGCGCGCCCGCCGAGCACTTCCACGTCGTGTTGCGCGGCGTGCTCGAGCTGCAGCGTGCTCCGACGAGCCACGAGTCGACGCTGATCGCGCTCTTCGGCCCGGGCGAGAGCCCCGCGATCCCGGTGACGCTCGAGCGCCGCGCGTTCATCGCGGACGCGTACGCCGCGACTCCGTCGCTCGAGGTGCTGCGCGTCGCGTCTGCGCCGATCCTCGAGCTGGTGCAGACCGACGTGCGCCTCGCGCTCGCGATCAACCGCGCGCTGCTCGAGCACTGCGTGCTGCTGCACGCGAAGATCGACGTGCTCGCAGCGGGCACGGTCCAGCGTCGTGTCGCCGCGTTCATGCTCGACCTCGCCGAGCGCTTCGGGGACGAGGGGATCGACGGCAAGACCTACGTCCCGCTCGCGCTCTCTCGCGCGCACGTCGCGACCTACGTCGGCGCGCGCGTGGAGACCGTGATCCGCATCTTCTCGCAGTGGCACAAGGAAGGGCTGGTCGCGACGAGCAAGGAAGGGTTCGCGATCCGCTCCATCGACGAGCTGCGCGCGACGCTCGGCGGCGCGAGCCTCGACGACGAGGACTGA